In Balaenoptera musculus isolate JJ_BM4_2016_0621 chromosome 17, mBalMus1.pri.v3, whole genome shotgun sequence, a genomic segment contains:
- the LOC118883786 gene encoding LOW QUALITY PROTEIN: nucleolar and spindle-associated protein 1-like (The sequence of the model RefSeq protein was modified relative to this genomic sequence to represent the inferred CDS: inserted 1 base in 1 codon; deleted 1 base in 1 codon), with protein MTVPSLEELDSFKYSDLQNLAKSLGLRANLRADKLLRALKAHLKNEARKENENQDEIQTSASSCDEIEVQLSSQEQAEREPVGHVTKTRRRRKTVRRSPDSQQDYSEIKVCDPTEFQNQEKHENQALRTAVEAPSLPNKSQDENAVPSGKSGINGNEGPKIPSERKKSLYTDGFSKRGKNKRTASTTPNFKKLHEARFKEMESIDQYVERKKKHFEEHNSLNELKKQPGTKGVAATPVPPRERLSVAVPASQRGSQGRPHAGRSTLCVKRLAKRSALSATKMNVRFSAATKDNEHKRSLTKPPARKSPHVTTSGSTPKGQAVLRTHKLKITRAESAAVITPFNLTTEAAQTPISHRKPVFDLKASLSRPLNYEPHKGKLKPWGQSKENSSLNEHINRVSLHRKXYKQPHLQTREEQRKKHEQERKEKKAKVLGVRRGLIMAEHS; from the exons ATGACCGTCCCCTCCCTTGAGGAGCTGGACTCCTTCAAGTACAGTGACCTGCAGAACTTGGCCAAGAGTCTGGGCCTCCGGGCTAACCTGAGGGCAGACAAGTTGTTAAGAGCCTTAAAAGCCCACCTTAAAAatgaagcaagaaaagaaaatgagaatcagGATGAAATTCAAACCTCTGCATCTTCTTGTGATGAGATTGAGGTACAGCTCAGCAGCCAGGAACAAGCTGAGAGGGAGCCAGTTGGCCATGTCACCAAAACAAGGAGAAGGCGCAAGACTGTCCGCAGGAGCCCTGACTCCCAGCAGGATTATTCAGAGATAAAAGTATGTGATCCTACTGAATTCCAGAATCAAGAAAAGCATGAAAACCAGGCTCTCAGAACTGCTGTAGAAGCTCCTTCTCTACCAAATAAGAGTCAAGATGAGAATGCAGTGCCCTCAGGAAAAAGTGGAATAAATGGTAATGAAGGTCCAAAGATaccttcagaaagaaagaagtctcTCTACACAGATGGGTTTTCCAAacgtggaaaaaataaaagaactgcaAGCACTACTCCAAATTTTAAGAAGCTTCATGAGGCTCGTTTTAAGGAAATGGAGTCCATTGATCAATatgttgagagaaaaaagaaacattttgaagAACACAATTCA TTAAATGAACTGAAGAAGCAGCCCGGCACTAAGGGAGTGGCGGCAACTCCAGTTCCTCCCCGAGAAAGACTCTCTGTGGCTGTACCCGCCAGCCAACGGGGCTCACAAGGCCGGCCCCACGCAGGCCGTAGCACCTTGTGTGTGAAGAGGCTGGCCAAGCGCTCCGCGCTCTCAGCAACTAAGATGAATGTCAGGTTTTCAGCTGCTACTAAAGATAATGAGCATAAGCGTTCACTGACCAAGCCTCCAGCCAGAAAGTCTCCACATGTGACCACATCTGGGAGTACCCCAAAAGGCCAGGCTGTGCTCAGGACACACAAGTTAAAGATCACAAGGGCTGAATCTGCTGCTGTTATTACCCCGTTCAATTTGACAACTGAGGCAGCGCAGACTCCGATCTCACATAGAAAACCAGTGTTTGATCTCAAAGCAAGTTTGTCTCGTCCCCTCAACTACGAGCCACAcaaaggaaaactgaaaccatgggGACAATCTAAAGAAAACAGTTCTCTGAATGAACATATCAACAGAGTTAGCTTACACAGAA GTTATAAACAACCTCATCTCCAGACCAGGGAGGAGCAACGGAAGAAACATGAGCAAGAACgaaaggagaagaaagcaaaggTTCTGGGAGTGCGAAGGGGCCTCATTATGGCTGAACATTCATAA